Proteins encoded by one window of Mycteria americana isolate JAX WOST 10 ecotype Jacksonville Zoo and Gardens chromosome 26, USCA_MyAme_1.0, whole genome shotgun sequence:
- the MIP gene encoding lens fiber major intrinsic protein: MRELRSSAFWRAVLAEFLGSLLYALLGLGASLRWAPGPHSVLGAALAFGLAQATLVQALGHVSGGHVNPAITLALLLASQLSLPRALGYLLAQLLGALAGAGVLYGVTPASIRGTLGLSMLHPSVGPGQGMVVELLLTAQFILCVLASFDDRHDGRPGSAALPVGFSLALGHLFGIHYTGAGMNPARSFAPAVITRNFTNHWVYWAGPLLGAALGAVLYEFALCPRPRSLAERLAALKGEPPAAEAPAEPPAEPLELKTLELKTQGL, from the exons ATGCGGGAGCTGCGCTCGTCCGCCTTCTGGAGGGCCGTCCTGGCCGAGTTCCTGGGCAGCCTCCTCTatgccctgctggggctgggggcttccCTGCGCTGGGCCCCGGGCCCCCACAGCGTCCTGGGGGCCGCCCTGGCCTTCGGGCTGGCCCAGGCCACCCTGGTGCAGGCGCTGGGCCACGTCAGCGGGGGCCACGTCAACCCGGCCATCACGCTGGCCCTCCTGCTGGCCtcgcagctctccctgccccgtgccctgggctacctcctggcccagctgctgGGCGCCCTGGCCGGGGCCGGCGTGCTCTACGGCGTGACGCCGGCCTCCATCCGCGGCACCCTCGGCCTCAGCatg CTGCACCCCAGCGTGGGCCCGGGCCAGGGCATGGTGGTGGAGCTGCTCCTGACCGCCCAGTTCATCCTCTGCGTCTTGGCCAGCTTCGATGACCGCCACGACGGGCGCCCGGGCTCAGCCGCGCTGCCCGTCGGCTTCTCCCTCGCCCTTGGGCACCTCTTCGGG aTCCACTACACGGGCGCCGGCATGAACCCCGCTCGCTCCTTCGCCCCCGCCGTCATCACCCGAAACTTCACCAACCACTGG GTGTACTGGGCGGGCCCGCTGCTGGGCGCGGCGCTGGGCGCGGTGCTGTACGAGTTCGCGCTGtgcccgcggccgcgcagccTGGCCGAGCGCCTGGCCGCCctcaagggagagccccccgccGCCGAGGCGCCGGCCGAGCCGCCGGCCGAGCCGCTGGAGCTGAAGACGCTGGAGCTGAAGACGCAGGGCCTGtag